One window of Triplophysa rosa linkage group LG10, Trosa_1v2, whole genome shotgun sequence genomic DNA carries:
- the cenpf gene encoding centromere protein F isoform X2 has product MSWAVEEWKDGLPGKALQKIQEMESQLDKLKKERQQKQFQMDSLEATLQKQRQKMDSEKSEAASLKRENQSLVESCESLDKTKQKLAHDLQVKEQQVNYLEGQLNSSKKQIDRLEQDVKRYKSEFERSQTSHAAEIPQFNTPQKTFATPATPNHWQQDSRIGDLQEKYNREVEERKRLEAEIKVMHVKLLNQSSMSHKDIARQQSGSSIFPWQQEQTHSHQSLTMMETPSRRRNGPSWSYDDTPIKPLQQFTSGTQNDTAGSQQMEQIKNINQDLRAKVSELELRLQAQEKDVKNQINKFSEIQSQLEMARKDLAEKDKLLSKSRDELTKATGQYEQSVSKCSSVEQKLKQVTEEMNCQRHNSEMMHRSLEQKIKDQERESQKELAQLQSSHQTLDQQFNQVKNKMSMEIQQAKKDNNVLQSEMDKVTALKNRLEKDLDELKQKHLRSEQALQATQTKETEIKKKFDEMQKEKNTLSCQLEQGLKRVKQLEEEKQNIEQNLAKNRTMVDDLKVKTQTQSEELTEIRKKMDRQSVSSAQELEHAKKNLAEIEMKNMKTQAEFQKFVNEIEMKANKICALEKENENLKMTTNSCQKEVAETKKEYETLLEWKTEKEQLISNAESNREEMLSKIADLERDLATLNGAHDSLANKLQDSENDKLCISGQIDALKGELLNKCVEMEEKGRAYEELQHQFSETDQKHTKEMENLKRQISQMHGQVSELEAKLHQEINKVKEMEQAHGQLLAEYESACDLAKSKDSIIEMNRTEITHLQESISSREQEFEKCRDEKCTLAKEYEDSLARNKELEEAKWSIEQCQQEVLDKIASLESDLATQKSSNTDIQGKYDDLSKLNEDLVEKVFLAEKREKELVNEVEALLQKCKSFSSLEEQFNTLVAEEENTRNALEKINELQVQTASELASQKTIAETLANHVEEEQRKASILEEDNTQLKVKLQKFENEAKDVSEKYDSLQKLHSVVCQEKENHLNQVSMLSEALAEKDALIENFAEIRTELETSNQLCITLKNSLQSLQKLYDSSIELNVSLEKTLQDRSEEQALLETRLKELTERHSRETEGFVSEMEAHVKKQKGLEEHFNILGAELESKRMEVRNASEKLEVVALEKAKLMEDLGLSNEKLNEVTESYQKVSKELENVQLNVLPNMPEIENLKAALTVLKSQEEAKSSEIKTLKEKLQEAQSEQAKGLEALKEKNINISKIEVQLEMLQMDLEDNETCLNAFDAQVEELRGNISVLEANLGESEAQKSTLQTELKSVKEDYKKSILEVSQLSACLEETQKEQQCSSALVAEIESLQVTNEKLKVSLEQETCKQANLEAMYNNLVEQKNKLESAFKELKADAQNTQGKMDSLKQRNECLVCEIAQLQSHIEQLQSERTLAVNSDPDKEPTAYENDPDVSQDICEMPFANTSILPFEEDAALVRISSIDDEQPASQKEATDLSTVEEGQHLQLEKQNKTTDLEEVSHVLEETVRTMEEQMGVKIEQVKLQHAEEIKKMEEQMLMIKNELEAKLRDKQQHTEILSSQLEATMQQLQELDLASSSLLAPETSEGVKTNKSDEQDNIQNPDQSDSSEKTLVELTTIKETLEKREEELLHLQSQFELLTSEMTIRRDLCSELEGKVCEMEVEKENCTVKVTSITQANQKLNDYIVELTNEIDSLTLQLQTSKCQLSDVMEMMESLQVAKGEWNEKYFQTESELKRVRSEKANLEKHILSMEADIEEMQDQKQKLAVELEASRRTNCSLEQQLRASVEEGGQLKEELVLWAEERESELHSLLKWKEKAELLENRDADARELIKVLEDDIRAGKRQIEVTSEQINVLLKEKEQVMQQSEHIENTMTLLKEENTNLLSELNNLKNSDNCASRESENLSSKIHSLENENVRVSQSLESSLLEKGEIASRLISTQEEVAQMRRGIEKLKVRIESDERKKNHMSQLLKDAQRKADALQDNIEQLEREKDISEQNLEDAFLQAETTKAELEELQAEQQELTKKIEEMTNELRDLKEDKCKLEQELQRKNTLIEESELSNREASEKLKSIEQAMEEATVSQQQAIQDFQYKVGAMEEELLCCRNELESSDRKVQDLAYQLLSLQSENSQFAQRVLEYEKCQTELHSSNQLLMKDLEIRQEEFSKEKAQLQSQVTELQALSLVREERDQLQNEKVILQSTIAQLEKNAQMQSARIEDTQTSVTSLENQLNAMQLMNSELTQKLNALNKSSLQLQMQHQRQLCEANEKQNALENNQNLLTCQLQEAQQQAEAYKVSLEALTLKKHGLEKQLSEIQETHDVQVLENNRRYEENLKQVQQQNEMDVSALKEKMTAVEEKSAQYLSELNSCRSQDADVVSALKELQIKLETCEKDKAELDSKFVSLSKEKDSAMSKISLWMKSCKRLESEKQALQGELEKTLALQPPQRQGDNSSSDALQEELQELREALEEKSRESDESMDRYCSLMVKVHKLEETNESLKNQVKQLTAQAKTSKSRRSLRSEKNGLENSKPVERADSMPAVKRQRADDTPNKAQEALHNITKRLKAAAATPKAVQDDEDFRPEGLPELVLKGFGDIPVGEMSPFIIRRTTEQRCSPRLAARTAATQQSPTSTEPSVQISKRTAEGSTSKTVPEAVQNSAAVLTSVSNSPQAKTCENSVTGAEKMLSRRSRSIRKSPEKRVNVSGQQNDNCQVQ; this is encoded by the exons ATGAGTTGGGCTGTGGAAGAATGGAAGGATGGCCTTCCAGGAAAGGCATTACAAAAGATCCAGGAGATGGAAAGTCAACTGGACAAGTTAAAGAAGGAAAGACAACAGAAGCAGTTTCAGATGGATTCCCTCGAAGCTACTTTACAGAAACAGAGGCAAAAG ATGGACAGTGAGAAAAGTGAAGCCGCTTCCCTTAAAAGGGAAAACCAGTCTTTAGTTGAGTCTTGTGAAAGTCTGGATAAGACCAAACAGAAACTTGCACATGACCTTCAAGTGAAGGAGCAGCAGGTGAATTATTTGGAGGGGCAACTCAACTCGAGCAAGAAGCAAATTGACAGACTGGAACAAGACGTCAAAAG ATACAAAAGTGAATTTGAACGGTCCCAAACGTCACATGCGGCAGAAATCCCACAGTTCAATACACCACAAAAAACGTTTGCAACCCCAGCAACACCGAATCACTGGCAACAGG ACTCAAGAATAGGTGACTTACAGGAAAAATACAATCGAGAAGTTGAGGAGCGGAAGAGGTTGGAAGCAGAAATCAAAGTCATGCATGTTAAa CTTCTCAATCAGTCATCAATGAGCCATAAAGACATTGCACGACAACAGTCAGGCTCCTCTATTTTTCCCTggcaacaagaacaaacacacagtCATCAGTCACTGACTATGATGGAGACCCCCTCTAGAAGAAGAAATGGACCCTCATGGTCTTATGATGACACACCAATAAAGCCTCTTCAGCAGTTCACATCAGGGACTCAGAATGACACCGCTGGCTCGCAGCAGATGGAACAGATTAAGAATATAAATCAAG ATCTCAGGGCAAAGGTTTCGGAGTTAGAGCTCCGTCTTCAGGCTCAAGAGAAAGATGTGAAGAATCAGATCAATAAGTTCAGTGAAATTCAAAGTCAACTCGAGATGGCTAGGAAAGATCTGGCAGAGAAAGACAAACTCCTGAGCAAGTCCAGAGATGAACTCACAAAGGCAACAGGCCAATATGAGCAGTCAGTTTCAAAG TGTTCATCAGTTGAGCAGAAGCTGAAGCAAGTAACGGAAGAAATGAACTGTCAGAGACACAACTCGGAAATGATGCATCGATCTCTGGAGCAGAAGATCAAAgaccaggagagagagagtcagaaG GAACTCGCACAACTTCAAAGCTCACATCAAACTCTTGATCAACAGTTTAACCaggtgaaaaataaaatgagtatggagATCCAACAAGCCAAAAAAGACAACAATGTTTTGCAATCTGAAATGGATAAG GTAACTGCTTTGAAGAATCGACTGGAGAAAGACCTGGATGAGCTGAAGCAGAAACATCTCAGGTCTGAGCAGGCCCTTCAGGCTACTCAGACGAAAGAGACTGAGATAAAGAAGAAGTTTGAT gaaatgcaaaaagaaaagaatactCTCAGTTGTCAGTTAGAACAAGGACTGAAGAGGGTTAAACAACttgaagaagaaaaacaaaatattgagcAAAACCTTGCCAAAAACCGTACAATGGTGGATGATTTAAaag TTAAGACACAAACTCAGAGTGAAGAACTGACTGAAATTCGCAAAAAGATGGACCGTCAGAGTGTGTCGTCTGCTCAGGAGCTGGAACATGCCAAGAAAAACCTTGctgaaattgaaatgaaaaacatgaagaCTCAGGCTGAGTTCCAAAAATTTGTTAATGAGATTGAAATGAAAGCTAATAAGATATGTGCTTTGGAGAAAGAAAACGAGAACCTCAAAATGACCACAAACTCCTGTCAGAAAGAAGTTGCTGAGACGAAGAAAGAATACGAGACACTCCTCGAGTGGAAAACTGAAAAAGAACAGCTAATCAGTAATGCTGAATCAAACCGTGAGGAAATGCTGAGTAAAATTGCAGATCTGGAGAGAGATTTGGCCACTCTGAATGGCGCTCACGATAGTCTCGCCAACAAGCTGCAAGATTCAGAAAATGATAAGCTTTGCATCTCTGGTCAGATTGATGCACTCAAAGGGGAGCTTCTTAACAAGTGTGTGGAGATGGAGGAGAAAGGGAGAGCGTATGAGGAGCTGCAACATCAGTTCAGTGAGACGGATCAAAAACATACTAAGGAGATGGAAAATTTGAAACGGCAGATTTCTCAAATGCATGGACAGGTGAGCGAACTCGAAGCTAAACTGCATCAGGAAATAAACAAGGTTAAGGAAATGGAACAGGCCCATGGTCAACTCCTTGCAGAGTATGAAAGCGCATGTGACTTGGCTAAGTCAAAGGACTCCATTATTGAGATGAACCGAACCGAGATTACACATCTTCAGGAATCTATTTCTTCACGAGAGCAGGAGTTTGAGAAGTGTAGAGACGAGAAATGTACATTGGCAAAAGAATATGAAGACAGTCTTGCCCGAAACAAAGAGTTGGAGGAGGCTAAGTGGAGCATAGAACAATGCCAACAGGAAGTGCTTGATAAGATTGCGTCCCTGGAATCAGACCTGGCAACCCAAAAAAGTTCAAATACAGATATTCAAGGAAAATATGATGATCTTTCTAAACTCAACGAGGATCTTGTAGAGAAAGTGTTTTTAGCAGAAAAGAGGGAAAAGGAGCTTGTTAATGAAGTTGAAGCTCTGCTACAAAAGTGCAAGTCTTTCAGTTCTCTTGAAGAGCAGTTTAATACTCTTGTGGCTGAGGAAGAAAACACTAGAAATGCTctcgaaaaaataaatgagCTGCAAGTTCAGACAGCTTCTGAGTTAGCAAGTCAGAAGACAATAGCAGAGACTCTTGCAAATCATGTAGAGGAAGAACAAAGAAAGGCCTCAATCTTAGAGGAGGATAATACACAACTTAAAGTGAAGCTACAGAAGTTTGAAAATGAAGCAAAAGATGTGTCAGAAAAGTATGACAGTCTCCAAAAACTCCACAGTGTTGTTTGCCAAGAGAAAGAAAACCATCTTAATCAGGTATCCATGCTTTCAGAAGCACTTGCTGAAAAagatgccttgatcgaaaaTTTTGCTGAAATACGAACCGAGCTTGAGACCTCAAATCAGTTGTGCATCACTCTTAAGAATTCACTACAGAGTCTTCAGAAACTGTACGATTCTTCAATCGAGCTAAATGTAAGTCTGGAAAAAACTTTACAAGACAGATCTGAGGAACAAGCTTTATTAGAGACACGCCTCAAGGAGCTCACTGAAAGACATAGCAGGGAGACTGAAGGTTTTGTCTCTGAAATGGAAGCTCATGTgaagaaacaaaaaggtttgGAAGAGCACTTTAATATTCTTGGTGCAGAATTGGAGAGCAAACGTATGGAGGTCAGAAATGCTTCTGAAAAACTAGAAGTGGTTGCTCTAGAGAAGGCAAAGTTGATGGAAGATCTTGGCTTATCTAATGAAAAACTCAATGAGGTAACTGAATCCTATCAGAAAGTTTCAAAGGAACTCGAAAATGTACAACTAAATGTATTGCCAAACATGCCGGAAATAGAAAATCTTAAAGCTGCACTGACAGTATTGAAGAGCCAAGAGGAAGCAAAatccagtgaaattaaaacattaaaggaaAAACTTCAGGAAGCACAATCTGAGCAAGCTAAAGGCTTAGAGgcactgaaagagaaaaacataaacataagtAAAATCGAAGTGCAGCTTGAAATGTTGCAAATGGACCTTGAAGACAATGAAACCTGCCTTAATGCATTTGATGCACAAGTAGAGGAGCTACGTGGCAACATCAGTGTTCTTGAAGCAAACTTAGGTGAAAGCGAAGCCCAGAAATCCACTTTACAAACAGAACTGAAGTCGGTTAAAGAAGACTATAAGAAGAGCATCCTTGAAGTGTCACAGCTATCTGCATGTTTGGAGGAAACGCAGAAGGAACAACAATGTAGTTCTGCATTAGTCGCTGAGATAGAGTCTCTCCAGGTAACCAATGAAAAACTGAAAGTTTCCCTAGAGCAAGAAACATGTAAGCAGGCAAACCTTGAAGCAATGTATAATAATCTGGTGGAGCAGAAGAATAAATTGGAATCGGCTTTCAAGGAATTAAAAGCAGATGCACAGAATACTCAAGGGAAAATGGATAGCCTCAAGCAGAGAAATGAATGTCTGGTGTGTGAGATTGCTCAACTCCAGTCTCACATTGAACAGCTTCAATCTGAGAGGACTCTTGCAGTAAACTCTGACCCAGACAAAGAGCCTACTGCATATGAGAATGACCCAGATGTGTCGCAAGATATTTGTGAAATGCCATTTGCAAACACGTCTATTTTGCCTTTTGAAGAAGATGCTGCACTCGTGCGTATTTCCTCTATTGATGATGAACAACCAGCTTCGCAAAAAGAGGCCACAGACTTGTCAACAGTTGAGGAAGGCCAACATTTACAGCTAGAAAAGCAAAATAAGACCACCGACCTTGAGGAGGTATCTCATGTTCTTGAAGAGACTGTCAGAACTATGGAGGAGCAGATGGGGGTTAAAATAGAGCAAGTGAAATTGCAGCACGCTGAGGAGATCAAGAAAATGGAAGAGCAAATGCTCATGATCAAAAATGAGTTGGAGGCCAAGCTTAGGGATAAACAACAGCACACAGAAATCTTGTCCTCACAACTGGAGGCGACCATGCAACAACTGCAGGAATTGGACCTTGCGTCATCCTCCTTGCTGGCACCTGAAACCTCAGAG GGAGTGAAAACTAATAAATCTGACGAACAAGATAACATACAGAATCCTGATCAGTCAGACTCAAGTGAAAAAACACTTGTGGAACTTACAACAATTAAGGAAACTCTAGAGAAGCGAGAAGAGGAGCTTCTACATTTGCAGTCTCAGTTTGAACTTTTGACATCTGAAATGACGATTAGAAGAGATTTGTGCTCTGAGCTGGAGGGAAAAGTCTGTGAAATGGAAGTAGAAAAGGAAAACTGCACAGTCAAGGTTACATCCATCACTCAGGCGAACCAAAAACTGAACGACTACATTGTAGAATTGACGAATGAGATTGATTCATTGACATTACAACTGCAGACCTCCAAATGCCAGCTGTCAGATGTTATGGAGATGATGGAAAGCTTGCAGGTCGCTAAAGGTGAGTGGAATGAGAAGTACTTCCAGACCGAGAGCGAACTCAAACGGGTGCGGTCAGAGAAAGCCAATCTGGAGAAGCACATCCTGTCCATGGAGGCTGACATCGAGGAAATGCAAGACCAAAAACAGAAACTGGCAGTGGAGCTTGAAGCATCAAGGAGGACAAATTGTAGCCTTGAACAGCAACTCCGTGCCTCTGTGGAAGAGGGTGGCCAGCTTAAAGAAGAGCTTGTTCTTTGGGCCGAGGAGAGGGAGAGTGAATTGCACTCGCTACTGAAGTGGAAAGAAAAGGCTGAGCTGCTAGAGAATAGAGATGCTGATGCACGAGAACTTATAAAAGTGCTAGAAGACGACATTAGGGCTGGAAAGAGACAAATCGAAGTGACGTCTGAACAAATCAATGTCCTGCTTAAAGAAAAAGAGCAGGTTATGCAACAATCAGAACACATTGAGAATACAATGACTCTGTTGAAGGAAGAGAATACAAATTTGTTAAGCGAATTGAACAATTTAAAGAACAGTGATAATTGTGCCTCAAGAGAGTCTGAAAATCTGTCTTCTAAAATCCATTCTCTTGAGAACGAGAATGTCAGGGTATCCCAATCCCTGGAATCCTCCCTCTTGGAGAAGGGCGAAATAGCCTCCAGGTTGATTTCTACTCAGGAGGAGGTGGCTCAGATGAGGCGGGGAATTGAAAAACTAAAGGTTCGAATCGAATCCGATGAGAGGAAGAAAAACCACATGAGTCAGCTGCTCAAGGATGCACAGAGGAAGGCGGATGCCCTTCAGGACAATATTGAACAGCttgagagagaaaaagataTTTCCGAGCAGAATCTAGAAGACGCATTTCTGCAGGCAGAGACCACCAAAGCTGAGCTCGAGGAGCTACAGGCCGAACAACAAGAGCTCACCAAGAAAATTGAGGAGATGACCAATGAGCTAAGAGACCTCAAGGAGGATAAATGCAAGCTTGAGCAAGAACTTCAGCGAAAGAACACACTCATTGAGGAGTCGGAGTTGTCCAATCGAGAAGCTTCTGAGAAACTTAAATCCATTGAACAGGCCATGGAAGAGGCGACAGTGAGTCAACAACAAGCAATACAGGATTTCCAGTATAAAGTTGGTGCCATGGAGGAGGAACTTCTATGCTGTAGAAATGAGCTAGAATCTAGTGATCGTAAAGTTCAGGATCTCGCCTATCAGTTGCTGTCATTACAATCTGAAAATAGCCAGTTTGCACAGAGAGTCCTTGAATATGAAAAGTGTCAGACGGAGCTCCATTCATCCAACCAGTTACTCATGAAAGACCTCGAAATCAGGCAAGAGGAGTTCAGCAAAGAAAAGGCACAACTTCAGTCACAAGTCACTGAACTGCAGGCATTATCTTTAGTTCGGGAGGAGAGAGATCAGCTGCAAAATGAGAAGGTTATACTGCAGTCTACTATTGCACAGTTGGAGAAGAATGCACAGATGCAGTCTGCAAGGATTGAGGACACGCAGACAAGTGTTACATCTCTGGAGAACCAACTCAATGCTATGCAGCTCATGAACTCAGAACTGACCCAAAAG ttaaatgcGCTGAATAAAAGCAGTTTGCAACTTCAGATGCAACATCAGCGACAACTTTGCGAGGCAAACGAAAAGCAAAACGCCCTGGAGAATAATCAAAATCTATTGACTTGTCAACTGCAGGAGGCTCAACAACAAGCTGAGGCATACAAG GTCAGTTTAGAAGCTCTGACATTAAAGAAACATGGCCTAGAGAAACAACTGTCCGAGATCCAAGAAACTCATGATGTTCAGGTGCTGGAGAACAACAGGAGATATGAGGAGAACCTGAAACAGGTACAGCAACAG AATGAGATGGACGTCAGTGCATTGAAGGAGAAAATGACAGCAGTTGAGGAAAAGTCTGCACAGTATCTGTCAGAGCTGAACAGCTGCAGGTCTCAGGATGCAGATGTGGTGTCTGCCTTAAAGGAATTGCAGATCAAATTGGAAACTTGTGAAAAAGACAAG GCAGAGTTGGACTCAAAGTTTGTAAGCTTATCCAAGGAGAAAGACAGTGCTATGAGTAAGATCAGTTTGTGGATGAAGTCATGCAAGCGGCTGGAGAGTGAGAAACAGGCACTGCAGGGCGAACTTGAGAAGACATTAGCACTTCAGCCTCCACAGAGACAAG GTGACAACAGCAGCAGTGATGCTCTGCAGGAGGAGCTGCAAGAACTGAGAGAAGCTCTGGAGGAGAAGAGCCGCGAATCTGATGAAAGCATGGACAGATACTGTAGCCTCATGGTCAAAGTTCACAAGCTAGAAGAGACCAACGAAAGCCTCAAGAACCAGGTTAAACAGCTGACCGCCCAGGCAAAAACCTCCAAGAGCAGAAGGTCCCTCAGGTCTGAGAAGAATGGCCTGGAGAACAGTAAGCCCGTGGAGCGTGCAGACAGTATGCCAGCGGTGAAAAGACAAAGAGCAGATGACACTCCAAACAAAGCGCAAGAGGCTCTACACAACATCACTAAAAGACTCAAAGCTGCAGCAGCAACACCCAAAGCCGTCCAAGATGATGAGGACTTTAGACCAGAGGGTTTGCCCGAATTGGTGCTGAAAG GTTTTGGAGATATTCCTGTTGGAGAGATGAGCCCATTCATCATACGGAGAACCACAGAGCAGCGATGCAGCCCTCGCCTGGCTGCCCGGACCGCTGCAACTCAGCAGAGTCCAACTTCCACTGAACCATCTGTGCAAATCTCCAAACGGACAGCAGAGGGCAGCACATCAAAGACG GTGCCTGAGGCAGTCCAGAACAGTGCTGCTGTTTTGACTTCAGTCTCTAACAGTCCTCAAGCAAAGACCTGTGAAAATTCTGTGACTGGTGCAGAGAAGATGTTGTCCAGACGTTCTCGCAGCATCAGGAAATCCCCTGAGAAAAGGGTCAACGTCTCAGGGCAGCAAAACGACAACTGTCAAGTCCAGTGA